From Triplophysa dalaica isolate WHDGS20190420 chromosome 24, ASM1584641v1, whole genome shotgun sequence:
ATTTGCGGGTCCGAAATGGTTCATTATAAACACTTTTGCCCAAGAAGGAACTCTAAAGACATTAGTTTTACGATAAACTGATAAAAACATCGCCGACCGGCGCCCTCCGAAGCCTCGCCTCATTAGCTAGTCAGAGCAACAGCCAATGGAGAGTCGCCATAGGCAGATCATAGAATACGACCATAATTCACACATTGTTAGTAATACTTTTGCAAACAATCACATAATAACCTATTTTGACATTATGACGTGAAATGTGGAGGACTTTGGAGACATGAATGAGcctaaaatgtcataaacataaAGCAGCACTTAATTGAATGGGTATCGATGcttcgtttgtttgtttttgaacgTTTTCACAAAATCGTCTTACGGTGTGCAACGGGATAGATTAAGAGAAAAGTGTCTCTATTGATAAATGCAAACAGCACGATTACAGCGTCCGAGACATAGCAGAGCGAGCGCGTGCCTGTAGACAGTCCAGCACGAGCGCACGAAGTGAGTGACGTCACCCGCTGCTGCCGGACGGACATGCCAGTTTCGGGGTCGTCTTAGCAtgtgtgagaaatgttttaggGACCTCTAATCAAATCTTTCAAATTGCATTTTACCACTCTAGCTGCATTTAATTATAAGAATAACACTAATTTCATTTGTCTTATACACTAAGCCTTACTTGATACTAATGCTTCTACTCAATCAAAAGACAGGACTGTGCATTACTTTAACACgatgtacatttaaaacacagccTTACACAAGCAGAGAAAACTGCTAAACTGGACTTTAGTCCAAGTACCCAATCAAATAAATACTGATCACCATAATGGAGAATTTGAATAACTtgttcaactcaactcaactttatttatatagcgctttttacaattttcattgttacaaagcagctgtacatgagacacatttaatacaagtatgaattctaaagcagcccccccggccaggcagatagtgcaaaacaatatgcaaacggtggtgaggaacccaaaactcccattgagaaaaaaaacctcaggggaacccaggcccaaccaggggattccagttcccctctggcaaaagctgctgcctctgcacaagctcaacagtgcttgcacaacaaggcttcataaaaatataaaaattaaggatttaagattatcattaacaatctaatagcatttgaaatgttgtaggaaaaacaaagttgtcgcgtcctctatccagctctatcctcttagctcttgtcaggtcaccgcttcccattcccagctctgccatcaggtctgggcatgaactgcatcctgcggtaaccttggaacaaagagacaagactggctgagagtagagtactgttctgcactctttgatgcaacaagtacatcatttgttgttggatgtgttcctggtttcggttgatctaaataatgcagcctaaatcctctgaggattaatattatggaggtgtagtgtatgcaagattaaaaagatgagtctttagtctagatttaaactgacagagtgtgtctgcctcccggaccgtgtaaggaagaatattccaaagtttaggcgctagataagaaaaggatctaccacctgcacttgattttgaaattctaggtattaccaactgacaggacccctgaGAGcataatgtacgtggaggtctgtaatacaatagaagttcattcaaatactgcggcgctagaccatttagggctttataggtaataagcaagatcttagagttaatgcgatgctttataggtaaccagtgcaaggttgacagaaccggggttatatgctcatacttttttgtatgtgtaagaactcgagctgccgcgttttgaaccagttgcagtttttgtaataggcccgcagggcaaccacctagaagtgcattacagtaatctagtcttgatgtcatgaatgcatgaattaatttctctgcatctaacactgacagcatatgacgtaatttagatatattcttaaaatggaaaaatgcaattttacaggtgttggcgacatggctttcaaatgacagagtactgtcgaatacaacgccaagaatcttagctgatgacgaggctTCTTGGTCTTCGTGATTTCTTTCTGCATTGAACAACTGATCTTTACGTTTACAATAAGTCaattagcagacgcttttatccaaggcgacttacaagttgggtaaacaatggaagcagtTGTGTCAAACAATAGGAcgacaaaaagcataagagcaataaaaacatctctcaaagcctactacagtgtacagagccaagtttagtttatctaagctttCACAACATTAGTTAGAGCAACAGCCAATGATGAGTCGCCATAGGCAGATCAAGCAATACGATCATAATCACACATTGTTCGTAGTCCTTTTCTAAACAATCACACAATGACCTATTTTGACATTATAACGTGAAATGTGGAGGAGTTTGGAGACATGAATGAGCCTGAAGTTTCGTAAACATAAGGCAGCACTGAATTGAATGGGTCGACGCTTCGTTTGATTGTTTTTGAGCATTTTTACTCGCAGTCTCATCTGTGCATTAATCCAGCGCTCACAGAGCCGTCTCTGGAGTGTCAAAGACACCACTGAGAGCACATTCCTGTCAGGCACTTCCCCGTCCAATGTCACTGGGTGTGTGAGGAGCGTCGTATGCTTTCTGCACGTCGATCTCCTCCTCGGGTGCATGTGTGCTCTCAGCCTCACTGCCGGAAGAAAGGGGGGATGGAGCTTTTCCACACTGTGCTTCTGGTTCAGatcttataaaaacaatagacatACATGTAAGAATATTGataacaattcaattcaattgtgTTGAGATGATATAACGATGCTTACCCAGATTCACCAGCCAGCTGGCCCAGCAGTTTGCGAGCAAATATCACATCCTTCAGTGTCTTCATGTGGTAATGCTTGTCTGCTGTGGCGGTGGAATGTGTGAGGTAATCTGCCACGAAATCCCTTTCTGAGTCACCCTGAGATTTGGCGGCAGTCTCAAACACCTTCCTCGCCATCTGACTGGTGACCGGCTTCACTCCATATCTAAAtagaaatatgtaaacaaaatgttattacaAGACCTGGGACTAAGAGAAGTACATTTCAAAGAATTGACGTGAAGCCGGTTGATGTCATTGGAGGCATTGAAGATCGGCCTCCCTGTGCTGGAAATGAAAGAGCGGTCTAGTCCTTCCGCCTCAACCCATGTTCTCTTCTGTGTTTGGCCGCTGAGAAGTTCTGGCCTGATCCCTTCATAGTAAGCACCAAACAACTATTGGCAGAAGACAAACACGAATAAAGATcaagttctgttttttttctggtagATAAAGACAACGTACATGAATCTGATGAACTTGTGCTCTCGTGGCCGGAAGCTGCACAGATAGAGCAAGAGAAAGACGAGCTGCGTGGGTAAAGCAAAACCTCACGCTCGTGGGCTGTACTGCTGTTCCAATTGTCCTACCCTGTCAGATTATCCAGAGCGCAGggcaaaactttcattttaatttaatctaaaccacatcaacaaaataaacaggtaggatGATTTCACAATGCAAAATACGCTGTCAGATATTCCTACcatctaaaaataaacacatcatatacatttatatcatAAATACCCTGTCAGATTATCCTACCAGCATAAAGGAAACATGTAGGATTCATTTACAGATTAATTTTTGTATAGATTaatgtattttcattgttaaatcATTCTATTATCTATCATATTCCGGtagcagtataaaataaacaggcaGAATTATTTTATAGAGCAAAAAGAATGACGTAACATTGATGTGCGCATGCCGGGTTGGATAATCTGATGGGTAGAATGAAATTTCAGGACACCGGCGACATTTTTCTATTGTATAAAAGCGTTATGGTTTATCTACATGCTTTACCTGACGAAAGAAGTCACTGCAACACTggtttgtgcgcgtgtgtgtgcacacACTTGGCTGGTCCAGAAGGAATTCCCTCCCAGTCCGTATCCGCAGATTGATCGTCTCCGAACgttgcatgaagtcaaacacacccgatattataagattataaatcgattatctataaaaaaaaaatgtcaacatcgcccagccctagcCGTTACACAATGCAGACACTACAAAGATACTCGACCACTCCCGGCCGCTGGAGATGTTAAAGGATAACCACTGCCATTGTGTCCTCAAACGCTCTCTTCGGGAAGACCTTCAACAATGACGGCAAGGAAGTCTCTCTTGGCCTTCTCCAGCACAGTCCAGCAGTTGCTTGGTGTAAGCTGCCCTGGCTGCGTCAGCAAATTGTCcctttttaaaaagataaaagtgTATTAAATAACTTGCCCGCGCATATCTGTTATATGATCTGATCAAATTGGTTCaaaagattacatttacatttagtcatttagtagacgcttttatccaaagaaacttacagagagttcaggagcaattatggtggtttttctattatagtgttgagttttcttatataaaataatacatttagttagttataggtttcatgtattcttatgaaacaatattgggcctcatgtataagtatgagctgatgaacatctgcacacacgcCATATATCTTTTAGAACTAAGACGTACACCCCACACATTTTTGTAGGGAAGTTTAAGTAAATAACATACCACCAAGGACACCGGGAAGCTTATTATCGCTAAACCATAAGTTCACCTTTGATAGgaacatggttaaatcatgtatcgcccccgaaacccccaggaaagtgtTAAGATAAGAGGCGCCTGTTTTTGAGGAGTTCACGCCACCATTAAATCTTAATAGggtaggccggaactatgaGGGCAGAGGGACGGGCTAACGAAAAGGTGATATCATATGAAaactgattggaagaagacgatgtcatgcacacatgattggtttaaactgtgatagcaactggaaaacaatgtataaaagatggagtcagatatgtattcgttggatcccttcagatgaactctgaatatcccactttgtttttccgggcaaataaagtttaaactcttggcacctggaacccttgtctctgagatttctttctgcgatggaaggccgattcgccacaacatATTTGGTGACCCCGAGACGTGATCCAGGTTAGAGGGGAGGAGGCTGACGGCTGTGACGGGTGAACCAGACAAGCTGATCGCACAAAAAAGGGCCCTAAAACAGGTGAGCATATTTGCTTTATAGTATAAGTTTTGTGCGGTCAGCTAAAGGTAAACTCTGAATGTCGTTTGTCCTCTAAAAGCCTCTcctaaattgaacaaaatttaaTGTTAGAAATTGCACTAGTTTGCCAAGTCTTAAGGGTATCCAGATCTCaagaaatgtgtgtgcgtgattgTGTGTATGAAAGAGTGTAAGTAAGTATGGTTGAATGAAACGTGTCGCACTGGTGAGTGCAAGGTGTCAAGAGGACATAAATCTCGCTTAGGTGGCGAGTCACACTGCTGGGCGAGTGTGCGCAATAGTTGTTGCAAGACATCGAGAGGATGTGAAATTCCTGTTTAAGAGAAACAGGTCACGTCTTGGGACGTGCCGCGTAGGTCGCGAAGACGCTCTAGGGAGCGTGAGAAATCCTGTTAGGTGCAGGTCACGTGGAGGGTATGAATGCGTTGTGATATATActatattttgttgtatattgtatttgtGACGATAGAAAAACCCaggagtgagggagagagagaaaaacccTCAGCCTGTGAGACTCTGTGTGCGTGAAGAagagggtgtgagtgtgtgtgtgagagtgggAGGCTAGGAGGCCCCGCAAGTGTGTGCGTATGAaaaagtgaatgagagagagagtgcatatGTGTGAATGGGAAAAAGGACatggaacaaataaaaattgcaGTATAATGTTTGTCcagtaaaatgtataagaaGAAGGAGTGTTAGGTTTTTGATGTTTAAAGAGGCATGCGTTTCGAAACTAGTTGCAAGTTTTTACAGTTTGTCTGTGTCAAAGTTTCATGTGGAAATAAGAGTATTTGAGAAAAAagatgaatgcaaaataaagtgtGCATTTGGGTTTAATAGAAAAACTATTTGAGCACATGAGAGAAGCAAGAGTGTGTAGAAGATAGGAGAGGAGTCAGATAAAGATTTGAAGGAcatagagtgtgtgtgagtttggcTCACAGTAAGCACATGAGACTTAACGGCAGCCGGGAAAAAAGAGAGCTGCATTGATTAAAGCACGAAGAGCATTGTCAAACGGAAAAatagaagatatattttgctgattataaatgtgttttaaaaattgtgagATACTTTTATGGTATAAAGTCGTTAGAATGTACCCAGAAAAAATCAAAATCTCAGATCATAAggcctgagtgtgtgtgtgctggaatCTGTGAGGAGTGATTTATTAGACAGCAGAAGGGCCTCTGGAGTGTGTGAGTATTCTGCGTGCTGTGAGCGTATGAGACCAGAGTGCTGCTGTGAAAAGAACTGTTTTACATTGagttaaaagtgaaaagcattgctggattgtgaattattttcatGTTCTACTGATGTTTTAAAGACGTATGGCTGGAATTGAACTGCTAGATGAGGAAAGCTTACAATCATATTTTGAGAGAATAAGAGTAGCCAGAATATTGACTGAGACAAAGGGAGTTAGTGATCATTTCTGGAGAGAATCATTTTATAGGGACTTAGCAGACATTAAGAAGCAActgacagaagaaaagaaaaattatttcttGAACGAATTAGTGGGAGTTCAGAATTTAGAACAAATTGAGCAGGAGTGGCCATATGTGAATTGGAGAGGTATAGTAGGCAGTTGTTGTAAAGTAGAGATATTGAGAAACTACTTAGGAGTTTGCTTCCATAGAATTAATAGATTTTGCAATCTAGACACCGCGTTACAGCGTGTCTCACTGATCATAAAAATCCCAATCCACAACCTGGTGAACCCTATTTATTGCAAGGAGTAAGACAAGGTTATCCACGAGGTGGGGGGAGAAACTATAGATTAATCAGTCACCCAGCAATACAGGTTTATGTAGAAACAAGATACATAAATTGGGAAAGTAAGATATTGTGTACAACCAACaagcagagagaaatagagTAGTTGCAGTTTCAGGCCGTTACACTGAAGAGGCTGATCGTGCAGATAACACCACAAAACCTAGGGCCATAGGTCGCAATAAAACAAAGAGGCGCCCCACTAACAGACTAAGTGAAGATAATAAATAGAGAATGGCCTCCACTCCCGTAGAGATACTAGGAACAAGATATCCTGTGAGCAGAGAACTGATTGGGGAAATTTCTAAGAAATGGGCagagagaacaaaaaaattaagaacttCATGGCCAGAAAGTGGAACTtttgatatgacagtgtgtgaAGAAATGGAAGGGTTGATAAGAAATCATAAACCT
This genomic window contains:
- the LOC130414024 gene encoding uncharacterized protein LOC130414024, which encodes MWKLSTPHGQHRPHVQQRAAVHRAHRVSAEKLLEIGQQGNRPEEVSITPPRVQTDECQDLRLFQRDSTELRHRQGTSVYLKGYGVKPVTSQMARKVFETAAKSQGDSERDFVADYLTHSTATADKHYHMKTLKDVIFARKLLGQLAGESGSEPEAQCGKAPSPLSSGSEAESTHAPEEEIDVQKAYDAPHTPSDIGRGSA